In the genome of Spartinivicinus poritis, one region contains:
- a CDS encoding isovaleryl-CoA dehydrogenase produces MSIVYHSLNFNLGETLDILRQQIHQFAQTKIAPLAADIDRDNAFPNSLWPKLGELGLLGITVEESLGGSGMGYLAHALAMEEISRASASVGLSYGAHSNLCVNQIRRNGTEEQKAKYLPKLISGEHIGALAMSEPGAGSDVVSMQLKAKQEGDHFILNGTKMWITNGPDAHTYVIYAKTAPDKGSKGISAFIVERNTPGFSQAQKLDKLGMRGSNTCELVFDNCKVPTANILGKLNEGVKVLMSGLDYERVVLAAGPVGIMQACMDIVVPYVHERKQFGQAIGEFQLIQGKLADMYTTLNACRAYLYAVAAACDRGETTRKDAAGIILYCAEKATQMALDAIQILGGNGYINEYPTGRLLRDAKLYEIGAGTSEIRRMLIGRELFEETR; encoded by the coding sequence ATGAGCATTGTGTACCACAGCCTTAATTTTAATCTGGGTGAAACCCTGGATATTCTCCGCCAGCAAATCCATCAATTTGCTCAAACTAAGATTGCTCCTCTCGCCGCGGATATCGATCGCGATAATGCCTTCCCTAACAGCCTTTGGCCCAAACTTGGTGAGTTGGGTCTGCTGGGCATTACTGTTGAAGAGTCCCTAGGTGGCAGTGGCATGGGGTATTTAGCCCATGCTTTGGCGATGGAGGAAATTTCACGAGCGTCTGCTTCAGTGGGACTCAGCTACGGCGCTCACTCCAACCTCTGCGTTAACCAAATTCGACGTAATGGTACGGAAGAGCAAAAAGCGAAATACCTGCCTAAATTAATTTCCGGTGAGCATATTGGCGCCCTAGCCATGAGTGAGCCTGGTGCTGGCTCCGATGTAGTGAGTATGCAGCTCAAAGCCAAGCAGGAAGGTGATCACTTTATTTTAAATGGCACCAAAATGTGGATCACCAACGGCCCCGATGCCCACACCTATGTGATTTACGCGAAAACTGCACCCGATAAAGGCTCAAAAGGAATCTCTGCTTTCATTGTTGAACGGAATACTCCTGGGTTTAGCCAGGCTCAGAAGCTGGATAAGTTAGGGATGCGCGGCTCGAATACCTGCGAGCTGGTATTTGATAACTGCAAAGTGCCTACCGCCAATATTCTTGGCAAGCTTAACGAAGGCGTTAAGGTATTGATGAGTGGCTTGGATTATGAGCGGGTCGTTTTAGCTGCAGGCCCTGTGGGCATTATGCAAGCCTGCATGGATATCGTGGTGCCCTATGTTCATGAACGTAAGCAGTTTGGCCAAGCCATTGGTGAGTTTCAGTTGATCCAGGGCAAACTGGCGGATATGTATACCACCCTTAATGCTTGTCGCGCTTATCTTTATGCCGTAGCTGCCGCCTGTGACCGGGGTGAAACCACTCGTAAGGATGCAGCGGGTATCATTCTCTATTGCGCAGAAAAAGCCACCCAAATGGCTTTAGATGCCATCCAGATTCTCGGTGGTAATGGTTATATCAACGAATATCCCACTGGCCGACTATTACGAGATGCCAAGCTTTATGAGATCGGTGCCGGCACTTCCGAAATCCGGCGGATGCTGATTGGTCGTGAACTGTTTGAAGAAACCCGTTAA
- a CDS encoding MerR family transcriptional regulator, protein MSTTYSISELAKEFAVTTRTIRFYEDKGLLMPMRQGQVRVYSNKDRVHLKLILRGKRLGFSLDECQELIEMYTPGSSNIKQIQALLDKIAAKRQQLNQQFKDIAALQQELDTAEQRCLDALKSTDSSQ, encoded by the coding sequence ATGTCTACTACTTATAGTATTTCTGAGCTTGCTAAGGAGTTTGCGGTAACCACCCGCACTATTCGCTTTTATGAGGATAAAGGGCTGCTAATGCCTATGCGGCAAGGACAAGTCCGGGTTTATAGCAATAAAGATCGTGTTCATTTAAAGCTGATTCTGCGTGGCAAGCGGCTGGGCTTTAGCCTGGATGAGTGTCAGGAACTGATTGAGATGTACACACCTGGCTCCAGCAATATCAAGCAAATCCAAGCCTTACTGGACAAGATTGCCGCTAAACGCCAGCAGCTTAACCAGCAATTTAAGGATATTGCAGCACTACAGCAGGAATTAGATACAGCAGAGCAACGCTGCTTGGATGCATTAAAAAGTACTGATTCTTCACAGTAG
- a CDS encoding LysR family transcriptional regulator has product MNLSKIDLNLFVVFDAIYSEANLTRAGHILGITQPAVSNALARLRETFDDPLFIRTSQGMVPTPMAQNIIAQVRQALSLLRTSIQHCDSFEPAEADKLFRLSIGDLNEAILLPRLFTKLQEIAPHLNIETQPISPRETTKELASGRLDFAIDAPLNFDPQVKHQKLFEDNYVCVVREGHPVLNNGGLSLDHYLELNHIQILPRFGQADEVDTVLGRLGIQRNVVFTAQHYLVAPLVIRKSDLAMTVPERFARAQQNIRILPLPFEEFPTMEVHLYWHESTDEDSANVWMRCCILDLCEAIDHQPAI; this is encoded by the coding sequence ATGAATTTGAGCAAGATAGACTTGAACCTGTTTGTTGTTTTTGATGCTATCTATTCTGAGGCAAACCTGACTCGAGCAGGTCATATTCTGGGAATCACTCAACCCGCCGTCAGTAACGCACTTGCCCGACTTCGTGAAACCTTTGACGACCCTCTGTTTATTCGCACTTCTCAAGGCATGGTGCCAACGCCAATGGCGCAAAATATCATCGCGCAAGTGCGTCAGGCTCTGAGCTTATTGCGTACCAGTATTCAGCACTGTGACTCTTTTGAGCCAGCAGAAGCAGATAAGCTTTTCCGATTAAGCATCGGCGACTTGAACGAAGCTATTTTACTGCCTCGCTTATTTACCAAACTACAAGAAATAGCGCCTCACTTAAATATAGAAACACAGCCCATTTCCCCTAGAGAAACCACTAAAGAACTTGCCTCTGGCCGATTAGACTTCGCCATTGATGCCCCGCTTAACTTCGACCCTCAGGTGAAACATCAAAAGCTATTTGAAGATAATTACGTTTGCGTGGTGAGGGAGGGCCACCCTGTCTTGAATAATGGCGGACTATCGTTAGACCACTATCTGGAGCTTAACCACATACAAATTTTGCCCCGCTTTGGTCAGGCTGATGAAGTTGACACCGTGTTAGGTCGCTTAGGTATTCAGCGAAACGTAGTATTCACTGCCCAACACTATTTAGTAGCGCCTTTAGTCATTCGCAAGTCAGATCTGGCGATGACGGTTCCAGAACGCTTTGCCCGAGCCCAACAAAATATTCGTATTTTGCCTTTACCCTTTGAGGAGTTCCCTACCATGGAGGTACACCTCTACTGGCATGAGAGTACTGATGAAGACTCTGCAAATGTATGGATGCGTTGCTGTATCCTGGATTTATGTGAAGCGATAGATCACCAGCCAGCCATCTAA
- the xthA gene encoding exodeoxyribonuclease III produces the protein MKVISFNVNGIRARLHQLKALIESHQPDVIGLQEIKVSDEQFPLSSIQELGYEVSYYGEKSHYGVALLSKTPLTNVVKGFPYYPSDEQQRRFIAADYSHPEKGKVTIINGYFPQGESRNHPTKFPAKQQFYADLLKYVTEHHTPSDSLIIMGDMNVSHTDLDIGIGADNAKRWLRTGKCSFLPEEREWLQTLLDWGLQDSFRQLNPTDNSHFSWFDYRSRGFEREPKRGLRIDLILASASLMSQCHDVGIDYTIRSMEKPSDHCPIWATF, from the coding sequence ATGAAAGTCATATCATTTAATGTCAATGGTATCCGTGCCCGGCTTCACCAATTAAAAGCTCTTATAGAATCTCATCAACCTGACGTGATTGGCTTACAAGAAATCAAGGTTAGTGACGAACAATTCCCTTTATCCAGCATTCAAGAACTTGGTTATGAGGTTAGCTATTATGGTGAGAAATCACACTATGGTGTTGCCTTACTCAGCAAAACACCGTTAACCAATGTTGTTAAAGGCTTCCCCTATTATCCGTCAGATGAGCAACAAAGACGATTTATCGCCGCCGACTACTCTCACCCTGAAAAAGGCAAAGTCACAATTATTAATGGCTATTTTCCCCAAGGAGAAAGTCGCAATCACCCAACCAAGTTTCCTGCCAAACAACAGTTTTACGCAGATCTATTAAAATATGTCACTGAGCACCATACACCCAGTGACTCCTTAATTATCATGGGCGATATGAATGTCTCTCATACTGATCTTGATATTGGTATTGGTGCCGACAATGCCAAACGCTGGTTGAGAACAGGCAAGTGTAGTTTTTTACCTGAAGAGCGGGAATGGCTGCAAACGCTTTTAGACTGGGGATTACAGGACAGCTTTCGTCAATTAAATCCCACCGATAACAGCCACTTTAGCTGGTTTGATTATCGCAGCCGTGGCTTTGAACGGGAGCCAAAGCGTGGCTTGCGAATCGACCTTATTTTAGCTTCTGCTTCACTGATGAGTCAGTGCCATGATGTAGGCATTGATTACACCATTCGGAGTATGGAAAAACCCTCCGATCACTGTCCTATCTGGGCAACCTTTTAA
- a CDS encoding GNAT family N-acetyltransferase has product MTEYALQLNVEDQLTRIVYIDENFSREARSMLYHAYLEEPSIRYLMDDSKPNYSQRVRALIRELIKVHFAENQPVIGVMRGERLAGFAFVSTPDHQVELFESLRWRWRLMLSVGLQAAERFINYRKEVAALLADKRFYRVPLVGINPKWQHQGYGRLLMEAVDSLCETDQGSEGVVLDTGNSRYLSFYSSLGYQELGKVTVGSVAETVLVRPNRDPLLDEA; this is encoded by the coding sequence ATGACAGAGTACGCCCTTCAACTGAATGTGGAAGACCAACTGACAAGGATTGTATACATTGATGAAAACTTTAGTCGTGAAGCGCGCTCGATGCTTTACCACGCCTATCTTGAAGAACCTTCAATTCGTTATTTAATGGATGACTCCAAGCCAAACTATTCGCAGCGTGTACGTGCACTAATTAGAGAGCTTATTAAAGTACATTTTGCTGAAAATCAGCCAGTTATTGGTGTGATGAGGGGGGAGCGGCTAGCGGGCTTTGCTTTTGTTTCAACCCCTGATCACCAAGTAGAATTATTTGAGTCATTACGCTGGCGTTGGCGGCTAATGCTGTCTGTTGGTTTGCAGGCTGCTGAGCGATTTATTAATTATCGAAAAGAAGTGGCTGCCCTCTTAGCGGATAAGCGGTTTTATCGAGTACCATTAGTGGGAATTAATCCAAAATGGCAGCATCAGGGGTATGGACGTTTATTAATGGAGGCTGTGGACAGTCTATGTGAAACTGACCAGGGCTCTGAAGGGGTTGTACTGGATACAGGAAATAGTCGCTACTTGTCGTTTTACAGCTCTCTTGGTTACCAAGAGCTAGGAAAAGTAACGGTAGGCAGTGTGGCTGAGACGGTGTTGGTCAGACCAAACCGAGATCCCCTGCTTGATGAAGCGTAG
- a CDS encoding TetR/AcrR family transcriptional regulator, whose translation MDTTVKRKQGRPPKSPEEQAAIRSKIIGVAKELFINEGVDQVSVRKIAARVGCTPRTLYYYFENKRSLLHFIWVDIFSQLSDFAVDQQENADSINKIKSLLMAYAQYWLKHPDHFRVVFSIEELNSTPDQDEQANEIIMQSQYFTALFNEIKKCCDSQTFAESDHTLIGQTLLCGVQGIVSNLLTIKQMKWAPAEQLLELQIRCMLTGLKFNQ comes from the coding sequence GTGGATACTACAGTAAAACGGAAGCAAGGCAGGCCGCCTAAATCACCTGAAGAACAGGCTGCCATCAGAAGTAAAATCATTGGCGTTGCCAAAGAACTTTTTATTAATGAGGGCGTAGATCAAGTCTCGGTCAGAAAAATCGCCGCTCGTGTTGGGTGTACGCCAAGAACCCTCTATTATTACTTTGAAAACAAACGGTCATTATTGCATTTTATCTGGGTAGATATTTTTTCTCAGTTAAGTGATTTTGCAGTGGATCAGCAAGAAAATGCGGACTCCATCAATAAAATTAAATCATTGCTAATGGCTTATGCTCAATATTGGCTAAAGCACCCTGACCATTTTCGTGTTGTATTTTCTATTGAAGAGCTAAATTCAACGCCTGATCAAGATGAACAAGCCAACGAAATCATAATGCAATCGCAGTATTTCACAGCACTTTTCAACGAAATCAAAAAATGCTGTGACTCACAAACATTTGCAGAATCTGATCACACATTAATTGGTCAAACCCTACTATGTGGAGTTCAAGGCATTGTAAGCAACCTGCTTACTATCAAACAAATGAAGTGGGCACCAGCAGAGCAGCTCTTAGAGCTACAAATTCGCTGCATGCTGACAGGGCTAAAGTTCAACCAATAA
- a CDS encoding DNA replication terminus site-binding protein, whose translation MRTPTFTEKEALQREIVGERFHTLERFGDQLKQQLLKSTQFTIHTACEIPIREASEVPESLEVKQLDSTHETTKRALINLLTDFYKADEQSIVSTKRLSGVVSIDADCFLQLKQFNQLKMSLKEAMLKLPFKIRRHMHKYLSSPGQPTVVLLQAYRQVPLYSKALLAEQPGIVAKIQLHWRRKGVGGKQTTVAELRDRLIAEANGLFGEGCCQKPYTEFNSDNGRLTHFRMNIEALTELPDNEVLFADYRLIRPHPRANIFFADERGQILTKPLTPVAVMPIFIHQMESFSTKPLSNLTPRDISRDGKQLADVPVTENPYAFRYLVPRYS comes from the coding sequence ATGAGAACTCCCACATTTACTGAGAAGGAAGCGTTGCAACGGGAAATTGTAGGGGAAAGGTTTCACACTTTGGAGCGCTTTGGTGATCAGCTGAAACAGCAGCTGCTCAAAAGTACTCAATTCACTATTCATACAGCTTGTGAAATCCCTATTAGAGAAGCCAGTGAAGTACCTGAGAGTCTAGAGGTTAAGCAGTTAGACTCAACTCATGAGACGACAAAGCGTGCCTTGATAAATCTATTGACTGATTTTTATAAAGCTGATGAGCAAAGTATTGTTTCAACTAAACGTTTAAGTGGTGTGGTGAGTATTGATGCAGACTGCTTCCTACAATTGAAGCAGTTTAATCAACTGAAAATGTCGCTTAAAGAGGCTATGTTAAAATTGCCTTTCAAAATAAGGCGACATATGCATAAGTATTTGTCGTCACCCGGTCAACCAACAGTTGTTTTACTACAGGCTTATCGACAAGTACCTTTATATTCCAAGGCATTGCTAGCTGAGCAGCCCGGTATTGTAGCTAAGATTCAATTACATTGGCGTCGTAAAGGGGTAGGAGGGAAACAGACGACAGTTGCAGAACTACGGGATCGGTTGATAGCAGAAGCCAATGGCTTGTTTGGTGAGGGGTGCTGCCAAAAGCCATATACTGAGTTCAACTCAGACAATGGTAGGTTAACTCACTTTCGAATGAATATTGAAGCATTAACAGAGTTACCTGATAATGAAGTCTTGTTTGCTGACTATCGACTGATTCGTCCTCATCCACGGGCCAATATATTCTTTGCTGATGAGCGGGGCCAAATACTAACGAAGCCATTGACACCTGTGGCTGTGATGCCCATTTTTATTCATCAAATGGAGTCTTTTTCAACAAAACCGCTTTCTAACCTTACCCCTCGTGATATAAGTCGGGATGGAAAGCAATTAGCTGATGTGCCTGTGACTGAAAACCCATATGCTTTTCGCTATTTAGTGCCTCGCTATAGTTAA
- a CDS encoding substrate-binding periplasmic protein — protein MKKPLARFLGVVIYACAVIGWAEESILQVVTEEFPPYNYTDNHEITGMSTEVVKAVLAELKINADFRSYPWVRAYKTALTKPNVLIYSIGRNEKREKLFKWVGVVAPAKFYLFALKQRADIQLNKLEEAKQFLVGTFRESVREQYLLQKGFKKNVNIISYYDYKRGLTMLVNKRIDLWAMNEMVAYYICKSMGYAPDKLLRQAYFFAELSPEGYYMAFNKDTDDTLVNKLRQGLMAIKDKGILQKIHQKYVN, from the coding sequence ATGAAAAAGCCTCTAGCCAGGTTTTTGGGGGTGGTGATATATGCTTGTGCTGTAATAGGCTGGGCTGAAGAGAGTATTTTGCAAGTCGTGACAGAAGAGTTCCCCCCCTATAACTACACAGACAATCATGAAATTACAGGTATGAGTACAGAAGTCGTTAAAGCTGTGCTTGCTGAGTTAAAGATTAACGCGGATTTTCGCTCCTACCCTTGGGTCAGGGCATATAAAACGGCGTTGACCAAGCCTAATGTTTTAATTTATTCCATAGGTCGCAATGAAAAGCGAGAAAAGCTTTTTAAATGGGTAGGGGTGGTTGCACCAGCAAAGTTTTATTTGTTTGCTTTAAAGCAGCGAGCTGATATTCAACTTAACAAGTTAGAAGAAGCGAAGCAATTTTTGGTGGGTACCTTTCGTGAAAGTGTTCGTGAGCAGTATTTGTTGCAAAAAGGTTTTAAAAAAAATGTCAACATAATCAGTTATTACGATTATAAACGTGGTTTGACTATGTTGGTTAATAAACGCATTGATTTATGGGCAATGAATGAAATGGTTGCTTATTATATATGTAAAAGTATGGGGTATGCTCCAGATAAATTATTACGCCAAGCTTATTTTTTTGCTGAGTTATCTCCAGAGGGCTATTATATGGCCTTTAATAAAGACACAGACGATACGTTAGTCAATAAGCTCCGGCAGGGTTTAATGGCTATAAAAGATAAAGGTATTTTACAAAAAATTCACCAAAAATATGTAAACTGA
- a CDS encoding STAS domain-containing protein: MDFSIYKKEQNVVISLKEHFDAKVSRKLKYIFDQLANKITDDVLVNLRPVLFMDSTGIGTIIHMHKILKAKQKRIFIIGAEGQPLGLLTMLKVNRVIPCLQTMDDYQIHYANTPPQLKPTESIAKAEVPKQSQEATHQDQQPATPTGEEETQHKESKKITDQREDNIEDLI, translated from the coding sequence ATGGATTTTTCAATTTATAAAAAAGAACAAAATGTTGTTATTTCCTTAAAAGAACACTTTGATGCAAAAGTGTCACGAAAGCTGAAATATATCTTTGACCAATTAGCAAATAAAATTACTGATGATGTTTTAGTCAACCTGAGACCTGTACTATTTATGGACTCTACAGGGATTGGTACTATTATCCACATGCATAAAATTTTAAAAGCAAAACAAAAACGTATTTTTATTATAGGGGCTGAAGGACAACCGCTAGGCTTACTCACTATGTTGAAAGTTAATCGTGTTATCCCTTGCTTGCAAACCATGGACGACTATCAGATTCATTACGCTAACACCCCCCCTCAACTTAAACCCACTGAGTCTATAGCAAAAGCTGAAGTACCTAAGCAATCACAAGAAGCCACACACCAAGACCAACAACCAGCAACGCCAACAGGTGAAGAGGAAACACAACATAAAGAAAGTAAAAAAATAACTGACCAGCGAGAAGATAATATTGAAGATTTAATTTAA
- a CDS encoding DUF924 family protein, which produces MKNTTYTHIIDFWFNEITPQQWWTKDDNFDQLIRDRFLPIHTQAVQGELYHWRNEVEGRLAEVIIVDQFSRNIFRNKPEAFHWDPMAIVLAQEAVLLQWDTRLPTQQRAFLYMPYMHSESLVIHEQAVKLFSQSGLESNLTFELEHKVIIERFGRYPHRNQIVGRQSTPEELAFLKQPGSSF; this is translated from the coding sequence ATGAAAAATACAACATACACGCACATTATTGACTTTTGGTTCAATGAAATCACGCCACAGCAGTGGTGGACAAAAGACGATAATTTTGATCAGTTAATCAGGGACCGCTTTTTACCAATACATACTCAAGCAGTGCAAGGTGAACTGTACCATTGGCGTAATGAAGTGGAAGGGCGTTTAGCTGAGGTGATTATTGTTGATCAATTTTCACGCAATATTTTCCGTAATAAACCTGAAGCTTTTCATTGGGACCCAATGGCTATTGTATTAGCTCAGGAGGCAGTTTTATTGCAGTGGGATACCCGGCTGCCCACTCAGCAACGTGCATTTTTATATATGCCTTACATGCACAGTGAGTCGTTAGTGATTCATGAGCAAGCGGTTAAGTTATTCAGTCAGTCAGGTTTAGAAAGCAATTTAACATTTGAGCTAGAACATAAGGTCATTATTGAACGATTTGGTCGCTACCCTCATCGTAATCAAATAGTAGGTCGTCAGTCGACACCTGAAGAGCTGGCATTTTTAAAGCAACCCGGCTCTAGCTTTTAA
- a CDS encoding glutathione S-transferase family protein, protein MELLYSDASPFARAVRIVIRQLAIDNVKETISHPFNNEPLLLHANPLGKVPCLIIDDQQALMDSELICDYLDRHWGENTLHQTMDNNWSLRRFFTLTKGGLELAVAYQQEKLRKEQQCQSAFWLTRFSHGIQRSLIELEQAIRVLPDSPTIAHVFLGCCCDYLSFRHSELHWQQAFPVLANWFENNCRGNEWFTTKPRV, encoded by the coding sequence ATGGAATTACTCTATAGTGATGCTTCACCATTTGCGCGGGCGGTACGCATCGTTATACGTCAGTTAGCAATAGATAATGTCAAGGAAACCATCAGCCACCCATTTAACAATGAGCCACTCCTGTTACATGCTAATCCTTTAGGAAAGGTGCCTTGTTTAATCATTGATGATCAGCAGGCTTTGATGGATAGTGAGCTAATATGTGATTATTTGGATCGGCATTGGGGAGAGAACACATTACATCAAACAATGGATAATAATTGGTCACTACGCCGATTTTTTACCTTAACAAAGGGGGGGTTGGAGTTGGCAGTGGCTTATCAGCAAGAAAAACTGAGAAAAGAGCAACAGTGCCAGTCGGCATTTTGGTTGACGCGGTTTAGCCATGGGATCCAACGCAGCTTAATAGAGCTAGAGCAGGCCATTAGAGTATTGCCTGACTCTCCAACTATCGCTCATGTATTTTTAGGCTGTTGCTGCGACTATTTATCATTTCGTCATAGTGAATTACACTGGCAACAGGCGTTTCCAGTGTTGGCTAATTGGTTTGAAAACAACTGCCGTGGAAATGAGTGGTTTACTACCAAGCCGAGAGTTTAG